CTTCACCGCCCCTCAATACGGCCCGATCGGAAAATACTTCAGATACAGCTCTGAATAGACGCCCTTCTGCGCGATCCGGGCCAGCGCGTAATCGAGCGCGCGGCGCAGCGCGACATTGTTCTTCCTCACCGCTATGCCGACGCCGTCGCCGAAGAAGCGCGGATCGGTGAACGGGCCATCCATGAACCGACAGCACTCGCCCGCCTCCTGGCCATTGAGCCAGAAGGCGAGCGTGATGGCGTCGCCGAACATCGCATGGGCGCGGCCCTCCTTCAGCGCCGCGCGCGCCTGCTGCGCGGTGGGGAAGGTCGCGAGCGTCGCCTTGGGAAAGAAGGTCTTCAGAAACGCCTCATGGGCGCCGCCCTCGGCGACGGCGATGGTGCGATCGGCGAGCGCCGACGGCGTCGCTGCGGGCAGCAGCGAATCCTTGCGGATCACGAAACGGCCGGGCGTCGTGTAATAAGGCGCGGTGAAATCGACCGCCTTGCGCGCCGCGTCGCTCACCGCCATCGAGGCGACGGCCGCGTCTCCGGCGCCCTCCTCGAGCGCGGCGACGATGAGATCGAAGCGGCGGCGCTGAATGGTGCAGACGACCTCGAGCTCCTCGCAGAGCGCGCGCGCGAGATCGACATTGAAGCCGGCGACCGTCCCATCCGGCAGAGCGAAATCGAAGGGCGGATAATCATCCTCGGTGAGGAAGCGGATCTGCTTGATCGTGGAGAGATCGGGCTTCTCCAGCTTGCGCCCCGGGTCCCAGAAGGAAGGCGCGGGCGCAGGCTCCGCCGCTTGGGCGAAAGCCGTGAGCAGAGGCGCGACGATCAGCGCGAGCGCGAGCCGGCGGCTTGCCAAAGCCGCGCCCTTTTGCCAAGCTGAAGCTATTGGTGCTTTCGTTG
The sequence above is a segment of the Methylosinus trichosporium OB3b genome. Coding sequences within it:
- a CDS encoding transporter substrate-binding domain-containing protein, with protein sequence MASRRLALALIVAPLLTAFAQAAEPAPAPSFWDPGRKLEKPDLSTIKQIRFLTEDDYPPFDFALPDGTVAGFNVDLARALCEELEVVCTIQRRRFDLIVAALEEGAGDAAVASMAVSDAARKAVDFTAPYYTTPGRFVIRKDSLLPAATPSALADRTIAVAEGGAHEAFLKTFFPKATLATFPTAQQARAALKEGRAHAMFGDAITLAFWLNGQEAGECCRFMDGPFTDPRFFGDGVGIAVRKNNVALRRALDYALARIAQKGVYSELYLKYFPIGPY